A window of the Eubalaena glacialis isolate mEubGla1 chromosome 9, mEubGla1.1.hap2.+ XY, whole genome shotgun sequence genome harbors these coding sequences:
- the CHRNA2 gene encoding neuronal acetylcholine receptor subunit alpha-2 has protein sequence MHHPKNPFLGSLRLGSQREPRGIPRELCRASSPGPAGEAVRGSTHSQGPSCPPSDVQRQPDPSSEAMGPARPALPSTTKLGLWWLFLIPAASVQQASPTQAEDRLFQHLFRGYNRWTRPVPNTSDVVIVHFGLSIAQLIDVDEKNQMMTTKVWLKQEWNDYKLRWNPADFGNITSLRVPSEMIWIPDIVLYNNADGEFVVTHMTKAHLFSSGTVHWVPPAIYKSSCSMDVTFFPFDQQNCKMKFGSWSYDKAKIDLVQTEQTVDLKDYWESGEWAIVNATGTYNTKKYDCCAEIYPDVTYYFVIRRLPLFYTINLIIPCLLISCLTVLVFYLPSDCGEKITLCISVLLSLTVFLLLITEIIPSTSLVIPLISEYLLFTMIFVTLSIVITVFVLNVHHRSASTHNMPHWVRVAFLGCVSRWLLISRPLPPLELRDPPDLKLCPSYRWLETNVDAEEREEEEEGRWACVGHSSPFTGVPYSHGGLHPGTSGPKAEAQLPEGGLLLSPRIQKALEGVCYIADHLRAEDADSSVKEDWRYVAMVIDRIFLWLFILVCFLGTIGLFLPPFLAGMI, from the exons ATGCATCATCCTAAGAACCCTTTCTTGGGCTCACTCAGGCTTGGCAGTCAGAGGGAGCCACGTGGAATCCCCAGGGAGCTCTGCCGTGCCAgctccccaggccctgctgggGAAGCGGTCCGAGGTTCAACCCACAGCCAAGGCCCGTCCTGCCCTCCTTCTGATGTCCAGCGGCAGCCAGACCCCTCCTCTGAAGCCATGGGCCCCGCCCGCCCTGCACTCCCGTCCACGACAAAGCTCGGGCTGTGGTGGCTTTTTCTGATCCCGGCAG CATCCGTGCAACAGGCCTCTCCCACCCAAGCCGAGGACCGCCTCTTCCAACACCTCTTTAGGGGCTACAACCGCTGGACGAGGCCGGTGCCCAACACCTCAGACGTGGTGATCGTGCACTTCGGGCTGTCCATAGCCCAGCTCATTGATGTG GATGAGAAGAACCAAATGATGACCACCAAAGTCTGGCTAAAGCAG gaGTGGAACGACTACAAGCTGCGCTGGAACCCGGCCGATTTCGGCAACATCACATCCCTCCGTGTCCCTTCGGAAATGATCTGGATCCCCGACATCGTCCTCTACAACAA TGCAGATGGGGAGTTCGTGGTGACCCACATGACCAAGGCCCACCTCTTCTCCTCGGGCACCGTGCACTGGGTACCGCCCGCCATCTACAAGAGCTCCTGCAGCATGGACGTCACCTTCTTCCCCTTCGACCAGCAGAACTGCAAGATGAAGTTCGGCTCCTGGTCGTATGACAAGGCCAAGATCGACCTGGTGCAGACGGAGCAGACGGTAGACCTCAAGGACTACTGGGAGAGCGGCGAGTGGGCCATCGTCAACGCCACAGGCACCTACAACACCAAGAAGTATGACTGCTGCGCCGAGATCTACCCTGATGTCACCTACTACTTCGTCATCCGGCGCCTGCCGCTCTTCTACACCATCAACCTCATCATCCCCTGCCTGCTCATCTCCTGCCTCACGGTGCTCGTCTTCTACCTGCCCTCCGACTGCGGCGAGAAGATCACGCTCTGCATCTCCGTGCTGCTCTCGCTCACCGTCTTCCTGCTGCTCATCACCGAGATCATCCCGTCCACCTCGCTGgtcatcccgctcatcagcgagTACCTGCTCTTCACCATGATCTTCGTCACCCTCTCCATCGTCATCACCGTCTTCGTCCTCAACGTGCACCACCGCTCCGCCAGCACCCACAACATGCCCCACTGGGTGCGGGTGGCCTTTCTGGGCTGCGTGTCCCGGTGGCTTCTGATAAGCCGGCCCCTGCCACCCTTGGAGCTCCGCGACCCCCCAGATCTGaagctctgcccctcctaccGCTGGCTGGAGACCAACGTGGATgcggaggagagggaggaggaggaggaaggcagatGGGCATGTGTGGGTCATTCGTCCCCCTTCACAGGTGTCCCTTACAGCCATGGTGGTCTGCACCCAGGGACCTCGGGTCCCAAGGCGGAGGCCCAGTTGCCGGAGGGTGGGCTCCTGCTGTCACCTCGCATACAGAAAGCACTGGAGGGCGTGTGCTATATTGCCGATCACCTGCGGGCCGAGGATGCTGACTCCTCA GTGAAGGAAGACTGGAGGTATGTGGCCATGGTCATCGATAGGATATTCCTCTGGTTGTTTATCCTCGTTTGCTTCCTGGGGACCATCGGACTCTTTCTCCCTCCGTTCCTAGCTGGAATGATCTGA